One genomic region from Candidatus Zixiibacteriota bacterium encodes:
- the fliG gene encoding flagellar motor switch protein FliG: MRYEEMTNMQKAAVALVAFGSEVSALVLKGMNEQDLEKVTVEIANLRDVPSEIEEKVIEECHQVFMARQYISQGGVDFAQQILEKAVGAQKAREIMHRLESSIHSKGFSLLKDIDPKQLTSFLQNEHPQTISLILTQLNPQHAAAVLSELAPELQGEVALRIAMMEKIAPEILKEIEQTLEGHFERTAGGEMSSSGGAKAIAEILNLIDTTAEKNILQSLEAEDADLAAEIKNMMFVFDDLVLLDDRSIQRLLKEIETKDIAVALKATTDEVKKKIFANVSERVAVMIQEEMEFMGPTRLSDVEAAQGRIVEAVRRLEEEGQIIISGRGGKEDIIV, from the coding sequence ATGAGATACGAAGAAATGACCAACATGCAAAAAGCGGCCGTGGCGCTGGTGGCGTTCGGCTCGGAAGTATCGGCTCTGGTTCTCAAGGGAATGAACGAGCAGGATCTTGAAAAGGTTACCGTCGAAATCGCCAACCTTCGCGACGTTCCCTCTGAGATTGAAGAAAAAGTGATAGAAGAGTGCCATCAGGTGTTCATGGCCCGGCAATACATCTCCCAGGGCGGTGTCGATTTCGCCCAGCAGATCCTCGAGAAGGCCGTCGGAGCGCAGAAGGCACGGGAAATAATGCACCGGCTGGAATCATCGATTCACTCCAAGGGGTTCTCCCTGCTCAAGGACATTGATCCGAAGCAGTTGACGAGCTTCCTTCAGAACGAACATCCCCAGACAATTTCGTTGATCCTGACCCAGCTCAATCCGCAGCACGCGGCGGCGGTGCTTTCGGAGCTGGCTCCGGAACTTCAGGGTGAAGTGGCTCTGAGAATAGCGATGATGGAAAAGATAGCTCCCGAGATTCTCAAAGAAATCGAGCAGACACTCGAAGGACACTTCGAGCGCACGGCGGGCGGTGAAATGTCGTCGTCGGGCGGAGCCAAGGCGATCGCCGAAATCCTGAACCTGATCGATACTACGGCCGAAAAGAATATTCTTCAGTCGCTTGAGGCCGAGGATGCGGATCTCGCGGCCGAAATCAAGAATATGATGTTTGTCTTTGACGATCTGGTGCTGCTTGATGATCGTTCGATTCAGCGCCTGCTCAAGGAGATCGAGACCAAAGACATTGCTGTCGCTCTCAAAGCTACGACGGATGAGGTCAAGAAGAAGATATTCGCTAACGTCTCCGAACGTGTCGCGGTGATGATCCAGGAAGAGATGGAATTCATGGGCCCGACCCGTCTTTCCGACGTCGAGGCTGCCCAGGGACGGATCGTGGAAGCGGTCCGCCGACTCGAAGAGGAAGGCCAGATCATAATCTCCGGTCGAGGCGGCAAAGAGGATATCATTGTCTAA
- the fliF gene encoding flagellar basal-body MS-ring/collar protein FliF, whose translation MGRIGEYFKNLMDYVGRMSPSQVMMLFGVVAGTIVGIIFVVGWLNSVTYARLYSDLDQSEAGEIVAYLNDNKIPYQLTDGGSSIEVPSGDVYGTRIALASEGLPRSGSMGYSIFDENNLGMTDFLQNLNFRRALEGELTKTIMQLNEVQAARVHIVMPKERLFKRDQKEATASVVLKLKGNADLSKRQIKGITHLVAASVEGLRPGNISIVDYDGNLLSSGGENDPLAGLSSSQLEVRKQVEQYLEDKAQTMMDDVLGQGKAVIRVTADLNFQQIEKTSETFDPNAPSIRSEERVKSSLSATDKALEESESKQDDNSETVITNYELNKTVEHIINAIGTIDRLSVAVLVDGVYTPMEGNGGATEMMYQPRPQDELDRLASIVKNAVGFDQQRNDQIEMVNIAFDRNNLQDDQEMLDSMYMREFYMDIARKVGLVLLIALLFFYAKKKSSKLFAALGSFAPAAPRRPQPVTAGGQQREASAPVAEEEPEVLAETRQPRLIDKMQRTAKERPEEIAKVIKTMMVE comes from the coding sequence ATGGGAAGGATCGGAGAATATTTTAAGAATCTGATGGATTACGTCGGGCGCATGTCACCGAGTCAGGTGATGATGCTGTTTGGCGTGGTTGCCGGTACGATAGTGGGAATAATTTTCGTGGTCGGGTGGCTCAACAGTGTCACCTACGCTCGACTTTATTCCGATCTCGATCAGAGCGAAGCCGGCGAGATAGTAGCCTACCTCAACGATAACAAAATTCCCTACCAGTTGACCGACGGAGGCAGTTCGATCGAGGTGCCGTCGGGTGACGTTTACGGCACGCGCATAGCCCTTGCGAGTGAGGGTCTACCGCGTTCGGGGAGTATGGGGTATTCGATTTTCGATGAGAACAATCTGGGAATGACGGACTTCCTGCAAAACCTCAATTTCCGCCGGGCGCTTGAAGGCGAATTGACGAAGACCATCATGCAGCTCAACGAAGTTCAGGCGGCCAGGGTTCATATTGTCATGCCCAAAGAGCGGTTGTTCAAGAGAGATCAGAAAGAGGCGACCGCGTCGGTGGTTCTCAAGCTCAAAGGGAACGCCGATTTATCGAAGCGCCAGATCAAGGGCATTACGCACCTTGTGGCAGCCTCGGTGGAAGGGCTCCGGCCCGGCAATATTTCCATCGTGGACTACGATGGCAACCTGTTATCGTCGGGCGGGGAGAACGATCCGCTGGCGGGACTGTCGTCATCGCAACTCGAGGTTCGCAAGCAGGTCGAGCAGTATCTTGAAGATAAAGCTCAGACGATGATGGATGATGTTCTCGGGCAGGGGAAAGCCGTGATCCGCGTGACGGCCGATTTGAATTTCCAGCAGATTGAGAAGACTTCCGAGACGTTCGACCCCAACGCGCCATCGATCCGAAGTGAGGAGCGGGTGAAAAGCTCGCTGTCGGCGACGGATAAGGCGCTTGAGGAGTCTGAAAGCAAGCAGGATGACAACAGCGAGACGGTTATTACGAATTACGAATTGAATAAGACCGTGGAACACATCATCAATGCCATCGGCACGATTGACCGGCTGTCGGTGGCGGTTCTGGTCGACGGCGTGTACACTCCGATGGAGGGAAACGGGGGCGCCACCGAGATGATGTACCAGCCGCGGCCGCAGGACGAGCTTGACCGTCTGGCGTCGATAGTAAAGAATGCTGTCGGATTTGATCAGCAGCGAAACGATCAGATCGAGATGGTCAATATAGCGTTCGACCGCAATAATCTTCAGGATGACCAGGAGATGCTCGACAGCATGTACATGCGCGAATTTTATATGGATATTGCCCGCAAGGTGGGGCTGGTGCTCCTTATCGCCCTGCTTTTCTTCTATGCGAAAAAGAAGTCGTCGAAGTTGTTCGCTGCTCTGGGTTCGTTTGCTCCCGCCGCGCCTCGTCGGCCGCAGCCTGTAACCGCGGGTGGACAACAGCGGGAAGCCTCGGCGCCGGTCGCTGAAGAGGAGCCCGAGGTGCTTGCGGAGACCCGTCAGCCTCGTCTGATTGACAAGATGCAGCGCACGGCTAAGGAGCGGCCCGAGGAGATAGCGAAAGTCATAAAAACCATGATGGTTGAGTAG
- the fliE gene encoding flagellar hook-basal body complex protein FliE, which yields MMSNAIGNINRMVPGLIEKLDVTGAEKAAAQVKTDTNFAELFSNMINSVNDTQLDASQIQEAFMSGEPVELHQLMIKAEEAGIAMDLLLEVRNKLLTAYNQIMQMPL from the coding sequence ATGATGAGCAACGCGATCGGCAACATTAATAGAATGGTACCGGGGCTTATCGAAAAGCTGGATGTAACCGGCGCGGAGAAAGCCGCCGCCCAGGTCAAAACAGACACCAATTTTGCCGAGCTTTTCTCGAACATGATCAATTCGGTTAATGATACTCAGCTGGACGCATCGCAGATACAAGAGGCTTTTATGTCGGGCGAGCCGGTCGAGCTGCATCAGTTGATGATCAAAGCGGAAGAGGCTGGTATCGCCATGGACCTGCTTCTGGAGGTAAGAAATAAGCTGCTTACAGCCTATAACCAGATAATGCAAATGCCACTTTAA
- the flgC gene encoding flagellar basal body rod protein FlgC, protein MAGLLNAIELSAKGLSIQRAKMNTVAKNIANAETTSTPEGGPYKRERVLVKEEKVQGSFSSHLKRAGLALSRTNPEHINTRDLKIRESTEFSNVDMKVVDDSESGYKLVYDPSHPDADEEGYVKYPDIEIVNEMVDMMSASRAYEANTVAISAAKKMAEQSLDI, encoded by the coding sequence ATGGCCGGCTTATTGAATGCGATTGAATTGTCCGCAAAGGGGCTGTCCATTCAGCGTGCCAAGATGAACACGGTGGCCAAGAATATAGCCAACGCCGAGACCACCAGCACGCCCGAAGGCGGGCCGTACAAGCGCGAACGGGTATTGGTCAAGGAAGAGAAAGTCCAGGGGAGTTTCAGTTCGCATCTGAAGCGGGCCGGGCTCGCGCTCAGCCGCACCAATCCGGAACACATTAATACGCGCGATCTGAAGATCAGGGAGAGCACGGAATTCTCCAATGTGGATATGAAGGTTGTCGATGACTCGGAATCCGGGTACAAGCTGGTGTACGATCCCAGCCATCCGGACGCCGATGAAGAGGGATATGTGAAATATCCCGACATAGAGATAGTCAATGAGATGGTCGATATGATGTCTGCCTCGCGCGCCTATGAGGCGAACACGGTGGCGATATCGGCGGCCAAGAAAATGGCAGAGCAGTCTTTGGACATTTAA
- the flgB gene encoding flagellar basal body rod protein FlgB, with amino-acid sequence MENKIAQFLFSRTGVPNLEKYLDLSSFRHKLIGGNVANTSTPGYRSKDISFHDEYNRMTKAGNRVSGALTHEAHIPTGNHDAKAPDPDEVRVKDGDLNSVDIDKEMSTLAQNELMFTVGAALLQRKFEGIRKAITSE; translated from the coding sequence ATGGAAAATAAGATTGCCCAATTTTTGTTTAGCAGAACCGGGGTTCCGAACTTAGAGAAGTATCTGGACCTCTCGTCTTTTCGTCATAAGCTGATTGGCGGCAATGTCGCCAATACTTCGACGCCCGGCTATCGCAGCAAGGATATCAGTTTTCATGACGAGTACAATCGAATGACCAAGGCGGGTAATCGGGTGTCGGGGGCGCTGACCCATGAGGCTCACATCCCGACCGGTAATCATGATGCCAAGGCTCCCGACCCTGATGAGGTTCGGGTGAAGGACGGCGACTTGAACTCGGTGGATATTGACAAGGAGATGTCCACCCTGGCGCAGAATGAATTGATGTTCACTGTGGGTGCGGCTCTTTTGCAGAGGAAGTTCGAGGGCATCCGCAAGGCGATCACAAGCGAGTAG
- a CDS encoding flagellar motor protein MotB: protein MRRKKKDNHDSENLERWLLTYADLITLLLAFFIVMYSMSRIDAKRFGKMAEALSGVLKGGTTVIDNLSEDEIRRGSELMKLGDLQRVQQQIEDRFKKLQRAEELQTEITERGLVVHIMESALFKEGSALLETKAMDVLDIVHEEIAGLPNHIRIEGHTDDRKINTPVFPSNWELSTARATQVVRYFVENYGIAADKMSALGYGEFRPIRPNNSIENRAMNRRVDIVILTMELSMQEPSSQLYYIADNQ, encoded by the coding sequence TTGCGACGGAAAAAGAAAGACAATCACGACAGCGAAAATCTCGAGCGCTGGCTTCTCACGTATGCTGATCTGATCACATTGCTGCTGGCTTTTTTTATTGTCATGTATTCGATGTCGCGTATTGACGCCAAGCGGTTCGGTAAAATGGCCGAAGCGCTCAGCGGTGTGCTCAAGGGAGGGACAACAGTCATCGACAATCTCAGCGAGGATGAAATTCGACGCGGCAGCGAATTAATGAAGCTTGGAGATTTACAGCGGGTTCAGCAGCAGATCGAGGATCGGTTCAAGAAACTACAGCGGGCCGAAGAACTCCAGACAGAAATCACCGAACGGGGTCTGGTGGTCCACATCATGGAGTCGGCGCTTTTCAAGGAGGGTTCGGCGTTGCTGGAAACAAAGGCGATGGATGTGTTGGATATCGTTCACGAAGAAATTGCCGGACTTCCAAATCATATCCGCATCGAGGGTCACACCGACGACAGGAAAATCAACACACCGGTGTTTCCATCGAATTGGGAGCTTTCCACCGCCAGAGCGACTCAGGTGGTGCGTTATTTTGTTGAAAATTATGGAATTGCGGCTGATAAGATGTCGGCTCTCGGTTACGGCGAGTTCAGGCCTATCCGGCCCAATAACTCTATCGAAAACCGGGCTATGAATCGCCGGGTTGATATAGTCATCCTGACCATGGAGCTTTCCATGCAGGAGCCATCGTCACAATTGTATTACATCGCTGACAATCAGTAA
- a CDS encoding flagellar motor protein yields the protein MDFATIIGLVVAVGAIGGSFVLEGGHLSSVFLLAPMLIVIGGTLGATTVTTSMETVLKVPTFLRLAFSGKAREFGETIDRIVKLSEKARREGILGLEANLATITDPFFRKAIQLVIDGTEVTALREILETEIAYVEERHKKGIIFFQKAGGFSPTMGILGTVLGLIHTLSNTSDASRMAAAIAAAFIATLWGVGLANLFFLPVSDKLRMRHEEEVAHLELIMEGVLWLQSGENPRNIRTRLMAFIAPRNRSHGV from the coding sequence ATGGATTTTGCTACAATAATAGGTCTCGTAGTCGCGGTCGGCGCCATTGGTGGTTCATTTGTGCTGGAGGGTGGCCACCTTAGTTCGGTGTTTTTGCTTGCTCCGATGCTTATCGTAATTGGCGGCACACTGGGCGCCACGACCGTCACGACTTCCATGGAGACCGTGCTGAAAGTCCCGACTTTTCTTCGTCTGGCGTTCTCAGGCAAGGCACGGGAGTTTGGCGAGACGATAGACCGTATTGTGAAGCTATCGGAGAAGGCCCGGCGGGAAGGTATCCTCGGGCTGGAGGCAAACCTGGCGACCATTACGGATCCTTTTTTCCGCAAAGCCATTCAGTTGGTAATCGATGGTACCGAGGTGACGGCGTTGCGCGAGATTCTGGAGACCGAGATCGCTTACGTTGAAGAGCGGCACAAAAAGGGTATTATATTCTTCCAGAAGGCCGGAGGGTTTTCGCCTACGATGGGTATTCTCGGGACGGTGCTGGGGCTCATACACACTCTGAGCAATACATCAGATGCTTCGCGAATGGCTGCCGCGATCGCGGCGGCGTTTATCGCCACGCTCTGGGGAGTGGGCCTGGCGAATCTGTTCTTCCTGCCTGTTTCCGACAAGCTGCGAATGCGCCACGAAGAGGAAGTAGCCCACCTTGAGTTGATCATGGAAGGTGTACTGTGGCTTCAGTCCGGTGAAAATCCGCGAAATATTCGTACCCGTCTGATGGCGTTTATCGCGCCGAGGAACCGTTCACACGGGGTGTAA
- a CDS encoding sigma-54 dependent transcriptional regulator: MKYSVLVVDDDKLVNDFLVETLRRSGYDCKPVYSGEEALTVLKERGFDIVLADLKMKEMDGISLLKHAKQLYPEIVYIIMTAYGTVETAVKAIKLGAYDFLLKPVLPETIEHILNRVTEMIRLKSDNEIMRQDLAHKYQNIIGKSKAMKEVFDLIVAIAQARSTVMITGASGTGKEMVARAIHYASNRKDGPFIKLNCAALPENLVEAELFGYEKGAFTDAKKTNRGRFELADGGTLLLDEISEMPLNLQSKLLRVLQEREFERIGSSTTISVDVRIIATSNRNLKEYIASGRFREDLFYRLNVIPIHLCPLCERKEDIPLLIQHFINQYNEENGKQVKGVDDTALGMFMHYHWPGNVRELENLIERAVVTSKTDVLTEDDFPTDLILGPIGDDMPGLNVPMKLEEGNKYLILKTLEKYNGNKTKAAEALGITTRTIRNKLAEYKIQD; this comes from the coding sequence ATGAAGTACTCTGTTTTAGTTGTCGATGATGATAAGCTGGTAAATGATTTTTTGGTCGAGACTTTGCGGCGGTCGGGCTATGACTGCAAGCCGGTTTATTCGGGCGAGGAGGCCCTGACGGTTCTCAAGGAGCGGGGATTCGATATCGTTCTGGCCGATTTGAAAATGAAGGAGATGGACGGTATTTCTCTTCTGAAGCACGCGAAGCAGTTGTATCCGGAAATTGTGTATATCATTATGACCGCGTATGGCACGGTGGAGACCGCCGTAAAGGCTATCAAGCTCGGCGCGTATGATTTTCTCTTGAAGCCGGTTCTTCCCGAGACTATCGAGCATATTCTCAACAGGGTTACGGAGATGATCCGCCTGAAGTCCGACAACGAGATTATGCGTCAGGACCTGGCCCACAAGTATCAGAACATAATCGGCAAATCGAAGGCCATGAAAGAGGTTTTTGACCTGATAGTGGCGATTGCTCAGGCCAGGTCGACAGTCATGATAACGGGAGCCTCGGGCACGGGGAAGGAGATGGTCGCCCGGGCCATTCACTATGCCTCGAACAGAAAAGATGGTCCTTTTATCAAGTTGAACTGCGCCGCTCTTCCGGAGAACCTGGTGGAGGCCGAACTCTTCGGGTATGAAAAGGGCGCTTTTACCGATGCCAAGAAGACAAACCGGGGACGGTTCGAACTGGCTGATGGTGGCACGCTGCTGCTGGACGAGATTTCCGAGATGCCATTGAATCTCCAGTCGAAACTTTTGAGGGTTCTTCAGGAGCGGGAGTTCGAGCGGATTGGTTCGAGTACGACTATATCGGTTGACGTGCGCATCATAGCGACATCGAATCGCAATCTAAAAGAATACATAGCTTCGGGCCGGTTCAGGGAGGATTTGTTCTACCGGCTGAACGTCATTCCGATCCATCTTTGCCCGTTGTGTGAGCGCAAGGAGGATATTCCGCTTTTAATCCAGCACTTCATAAATCAGTACAACGAGGAGAACGGCAAGCAGGTCAAGGGGGTGGATGATACCGCTCTGGGCATGTTCATGCACTATCACTGGCCCGGTAACGTTCGTGAGCTGGAAAACCTGATTGAGCGGGCGGTGGTGACGTCGAAGACCGACGTTCTGACGGAAGATGACTTCCCGACTGATCTGATCCTGGGGCCGATTGGCGATGATATGCCGGGGCTCAACGTGCCCATGAAGCTGGAGGAGGGGAACAAGTATCTCATATTAAAGACTCTCGAGAAATACAACGGTAACAAGACCAAGGCAGCCGAGGCGCTTGGTATAACGACTCGTACTATCAGAAACAAGCTGGCTGAGTACAAAATACAGGATTAG
- a CDS encoding ATP-binding protein, with protein sequence MDDKDKLTIETLVESDQVSRFAESYASFTRIINSLQRKYIELQEEFGAQNEELVKANQKLVALTRKNITATEFLNGILSSISAGVIAVDLNGKVTHFNPAASIILGIPSREPVGKLYRDIIPPGTPTSANALRAAESGQEVDSIEKRIDLADGTRLQVSVSTAVLRDNEQRVIGAVEVFQDLTKFKKMEQEIARLNTLAALGEMAATVAHEVRNPLAGIGGFAALLERDLDESDPKRQLVQKIIKGVNSLNETVDTLLSYSRFEEVNKCEVNYESFIRATIDQFCSDHQQRMDKVTIDYRVLRHPTSEPVQLHLDQMLFRQVLFNILGNAVDACSEDGLIEVCMQKLPRQTALARYGDRTMLSVNETVVETTISDNGCGIAKECIDRIFAPFFTTKREGNGLGLAVAWKITKAHGGEIFVENKADGKGAIFYLLIPARIDGTHME encoded by the coding sequence ATGGATGATAAAGATAAGCTGACTATTGAAACGCTGGTGGAGTCGGATCAGGTTTCCCGCTTTGCCGAGTCTTACGCCTCGTTTACCCGCATTATAAACTCTCTCCAGCGCAAGTACATTGAGCTGCAGGAAGAGTTTGGCGCCCAGAATGAGGAGCTGGTCAAGGCGAACCAGAAGTTGGTGGCCTTAACGCGGAAAAATATCACCGCTACCGAATTCCTCAATGGCATTCTCAGCTCCATATCGGCGGGCGTAATAGCGGTAGATCTCAACGGGAAGGTCACGCATTTCAATCCGGCGGCATCGATTATTCTCGGTATTCCGTCCAGGGAGCCGGTGGGCAAGTTATATCGCGATATTATTCCGCCCGGAACACCAACAAGCGCCAACGCTCTTCGGGCCGCCGAATCAGGGCAAGAAGTCGATTCGATTGAGAAAAGGATAGATCTCGCGGACGGTACGAGGCTTCAGGTGTCGGTATCGACAGCGGTGCTTCGCGACAATGAGCAAAGGGTAATCGGGGCGGTCGAGGTTTTTCAGGATCTGACCAAGTTCAAAAAGATGGAGCAGGAAATTGCCCGTCTGAATACTCTGGCGGCGCTCGGCGAGATGGCGGCCACGGTGGCCCATGAAGTGCGCAATCCGCTGGCGGGAATCGGAGGTTTCGCGGCGCTTTTGGAGCGGGACCTCGATGAATCCGACCCGAAGCGTCAGTTGGTGCAGAAAATTATCAAAGGGGTCAACAGTCTTAACGAGACGGTGGATACTCTTCTCAGCTACAGTCGTTTCGAAGAAGTCAACAAGTGTGAGGTGAATTACGAGAGCTTTATCAGGGCGACTATCGACCAGTTCTGCAGCGATCATCAGCAGCGAATGGATAAGGTAACCATAGATTACAGGGTGCTTCGGCACCCCACTTCGGAACCGGTGCAGCTTCATCTTGACCAGATGCTTTTCCGCCAGGTTTTATTTAATATCCTGGGCAACGCGGTCGATGCCTGTTCGGAAGATGGACTGATTGAGGTTTGCATGCAGAAGCTGCCGCGCCAGACGGCGCTGGCGAGATATGGCGACCGGACGATGCTCAGCGTCAACGAGACGGTTGTGGAGACCACAATTTCGGACAACGGGTGTGGTATAGCGAAGGAGTGTATTGACCGGATATTCGCGCCGTTTTTTACGACCAAACGAGAGGGGAATGGGTTGGGGTTGGCGGTGGCCTGGAAAATCACGAAGGCCCACGGTGGAGAGATATTCGTTGAGAATAAGGCCGACGGAAAGGGAGCAATCTTCTATCTGTTGATTCCGGCACGGATTGACGGTACGCACATGGAGTGA
- a CDS encoding response regulator encodes MRDPKILIVDDSPTMRRIIINCLKRAGFTNFVEACDGKDALAKLQVEDINLMVTDWNMPEMDGLTLVTAVRGTEQLKNLPIVMVTMRSVKEDIVEAMKAGVDGYIIKPFRPDTLIDKLRKILSPVASDDKKSDVPG; translated from the coding sequence TTGCGAGACCCCAAAATTCTTATCGTAGACGACAGCCCCACAATGCGTCGTATCATAATAAACTGTCTCAAGCGAGCCGGTTTCACGAATTTTGTCGAGGCCTGCGATGGTAAGGACGCTCTGGCCAAGCTTCAGGTCGAGGATATCAATCTGATGGTTACGGACTGGAATATGCCCGAGATGGATGGTTTGACACTCGTGACCGCCGTGCGGGGAACCGAGCAGTTGAAGAATCTTCCTATTGTAATGGTAACCATGCGATCGGTAAAAGAGGATATTGTTGAGGCCATGAAAGCCGGTGTCGACGGCTACATAATCAAGCCCTTCCGCCCGGATACCCTGATAGATAAGCTCCGCAAGATTCTGTCTCCGGTTGCTTCGGACGACAAAAAGTCAGATGTTCCCGGGTAA
- a CDS encoding response regulator, with the protein MTEAKVKRVLIAEREPEISETLCEYLEYSGFETVTAKTAEEVLLKVADEAIGVVIADHCLCCSTSPSVLEKLVEVNPGIVVIMMLSYPMVDYVIEAYRKGAFDVIVKPVDLFELDDILRRGFGQYEMNKVYHFVSKNLDRINQVLDSGQLTEAGLPANYRA; encoded by the coding sequence ATGACTGAAGCGAAGGTCAAAAGAGTGTTGATCGCCGAAAGGGAGCCGGAGATCAGTGAGACCCTTTGCGAGTACCTTGAGTATTCAGGTTTCGAGACGGTGACAGCGAAAACCGCCGAAGAAGTCCTGTTGAAGGTGGCGGACGAGGCCATAGGTGTTGTCATTGCGGATCACTGTCTCTGCTGCTCGACCAGTCCGAGCGTGTTGGAGAAACTCGTAGAGGTAAACCCCGGGATTGTCGTTATAATGATGCTCAGTTATCCGATGGTGGATTATGTCATTGAGGCTTATCGCAAGGGAGCGTTTGACGTGATAGTCAAGCCCGTCGACCTGTTCGAATTGGACGATATTTTACGCCGCGGCTTCGGGCAGTACGAGATGAACAAGGTATATCACTTCGTGTCGAAAAATCTCGACCGGATTAATCAGGTGTTGGATTCGGGGCAACTGACGGAGGCCGGGTTACCTGCGAATTATCGTGCGTAA
- a CDS encoding response regulator, whose protein sequence is MDHHSILVVDDELLIRDLLYDFFTDQGWDISIAESGEKALQILRSKKVDLVLTDLKMPNMDGLTLTAELKQSHPELPVVIMTGFPSVDSAVTALRQKVADYIIKPFNINELYKTLEEKIKESRDSEDD, encoded by the coding sequence ATGGACCATCATTCAATTTTAGTCGTTGATGACGAATTGTTGATCAGAGATTTGCTTTACGATTTTTTCACGGATCAGGGTTGGGATATATCAATCGCCGAAAGCGGTGAAAAAGCCTTGCAGATTCTTCGCAGCAAGAAAGTCGATCTCGTTCTTACGGACCTGAAAATGCCAAACATGGACGGTTTGACATTAACGGCGGAATTGAAGCAGTCCCACCCGGAACTTCCGGTTGTCATAATGACCGGGTTTCCGTCGGTAGATTCGGCCGTGACGGCGCTCCGGCAGAAGGTGGCTGATTACATCATCAAGCCCTTCAATATTAACGAGTTATACAAGACTCTTGAAGAAAAAATTAAGGAGAGCAGGGACTCGGAAGATGACTGA
- a CDS encoding STAS domain-containing protein: MEIVMREDDGVMILGLRGRLDLASGAGLKEQVKDLLGKNKNQLHLNLSEVDFINSSGLGVLVSIMKEARLHKGRLTLSNLASYVQEIFEITQLSHIFEIFNTEKEALGSYQSVSAE; encoded by the coding sequence ATGGAAATAGTGATGAGAGAGGACGACGGGGTCATGATCCTGGGCTTGAGAGGGCGCCTTGATCTGGCCAGCGGAGCGGGATTAAAGGAGCAGGTGAAGGACCTTTTAGGCAAGAACAAAAATCAGCTGCATCTGAATCTCTCCGAGGTCGACTTCATAAACAGTTCCGGTCTCGGTGTCCTGGTATCGATAATGAAGGAAGCCAGACTGCACAAGGGCCGTCTGACACTTTCGAACCTTGCCAGCTACGTTCAGGAGATTTTCGAGATAACTCAGCTATCGCATATCTTCGAAATCTTCAACACCGAGAAAGAAGCCCTTGGTTCTTACCAATCCGTGAGCGCGGAATAG
- a CDS encoding ATP-binding protein — protein MSSYEFIYPSVLESEGKMLKDMLQILKKHGVDGLSRHSMLVVISEAFSNALVHGNRLDPSKQIKIAVDINKNEMTADIIDEGQGGLEKISRRKPSETWAENGRGIGIMGHYAASVEFFEMTDGGLRVSIRFKREHTNVVNSR, from the coding sequence ATGTCGTCGTACGAGTTCATATATCCATCAGTTTTGGAGTCCGAGGGCAAGATGCTCAAGGACATGCTTCAGATACTTAAGAAGCACGGAGTTGATGGCCTGAGCCGACACAGTATGCTTGTCGTTATTTCGGAGGCTTTCAGCAACGCTCTGGTTCACGGCAACAGGTTGGACCCGTCCAAACAGATTAAAATAGCGGTGGATATAAACAAAAATGAAATGACTGCCGATATTATTGACGAAGGCCAAGGGGGGTTGGAAAAAATAAGCCGCCGAAAGCCCTCGGAGACGTGGGCGGAAAACGGGCGTGGAATAGGTATAATGGGACACTACGCTGCCTCGGTGGAGTTCTTCGAAATGACCGATGGCGGGCTGAGGGTCTCGATAAGGTTCAAACGCGAACACACTAATGTTGTAAACAGTCGTTAA